A stretch of Henckelia pumila isolate YLH828 chromosome 4, ASM3356847v2, whole genome shotgun sequence DNA encodes these proteins:
- the LOC140866071 gene encoding 2-oxoglutarate-dependent dioxygenase DAO-like — protein sequence MAAPVPVIDIQDFPAQLSKLIEACAEWGCFRIVNFDGILPGSLMSEMKAVVKSLLELPEEIKRRNVDVIAGSGYMAPSKINPLYEALGLYDTGNTEAVDSFCSMLDASPHQRAVVLKYAKAVNELMMYIGQKMGEGLGLSGISFEKWICQFRINKYNFSPETVGSPGVQIHTDSSFLTILQDDEIIGGLEVKKRSGTFVAIDPWPGTLLVNLGDIAAVWSNGRFLNVEHRVMCKEAGLRFSIASFLLGPEETMVETPPELIDSVHPRMYNPFMYQDYREFRMSNKFHSGEALGHLRIES from the exons ATGGCGGCACCTGTACCGGTTATCGATATCCAAGATTTCCCGGCCCAGTTATCCAAGCTCATAGAGGCGTGCGCAGAATGGGGATGCTTCAGAATCGTGAATTTCGACGGGATTCTGCCGGGATCTCTGATGTCGGAGATGAAGGCGGTGGTGAAATCACTTCTGGAATTGCCGGAGGAAATCAAGAGGAGGAACGTGGACGTGATCGCCGGGAGCGGGTACATGGCTCCTTCGAAAATCAATCCCCTTTACGAAGCTTTAGGTCTTTATGACACGGGGAACACTGAAGCCGTCGATTCCTTCTGTTCCATGTTGGATGCATCTCCTCATCAGAG GGCTGTTGTTCTGAAATATGCTAAAGCTGTGAATGAACTCATGATGTACATTGGGCAAAAAATGGGAGAAGGGCTGGGGCTGAGTGGAATTTCCTTCGAAAAGTGGATTTGCCAGTTCAGGATCAATAAATACAACTTCTCCCCGGAAACCGTGGGTTCGCCTGGAGTACAAATACACACGGATTCTAGCTTTCTAACTATTCTGCAGGATGATGAGATAATTGGTGGCCTTGAGGTAAAGAAAAGGTCTGGTACTTTTGTGGCGATCGACCCCTGGCCGGGAACGCTTCTTGTTAATCTTGGAGATATTGCAGCT GTGTGGAGCAACGGACGATTCTTGAATGTGGAACACCGGGTGATGTGCAAGGAAGCTGGCTTAAGATTCTCGATCGCTTCGTTTCTCTTAGGGCCCGAGGAGACAATGGTGGAAACACCACCAGAGCTCATAGATTCGGTGCATCCTCGTATGTACAATCCTTTTATGTATCAGGATTACAGAGAATTTCGGATGTCCAATAAGTTTCACAGCGGCGAAGCTCTAGGCCATTTACGCATCGAGTCGTGA